Within Aspergillus oryzae RIB40 DNA, chromosome 2, the genomic segment GAAATCGGAAAGTAAAGAACTGTATGCATTCAGTCTGGGCAGACACTAGTTCAAGGGGTTCATGATGGTCAACTGTATTTTCTGGCTCGGAGAATAATGAATActactttctcttttaaaTGCCCGAGAAGAGATTGAATCGCACACGCCGTGGACATAGTCATGAttacacacacacacacatcACACCTATCAGCAGTTGTGCCTGGTATGGAGTACATGTTTGTATGTTTGTCCGTCCAAATGGGACCTATAGTTTACTCGGAGTACACCGTACCTTTCGAGGTATTTCCACGGTTCCGTCCCATCAAGTCCCCACGGGGTTGAGCCGCAAGACCAATTTAGGGTATGTTGCTATAAAGTTGTAGTACTCAGTCCTACACTTCATCCATAGGGGATCATCCTATGAGATATTGTTTCTATTTGTTTTCTGGCGTTCTTGTTCTCTATCCCACCAGAATATATTGCGAAGTCACTAccacaaaagaagaaacacagATATTTTAACAAAATCTATATACAGGATCCCGGCTCAATCCAATCAGCTGCTTTTATTTTATACAAGGCGAAATACGACAATGGAAATTACCTAGTGGTGACCATACCCAGTTCCAATACCGGAGTCGATCAGGTCATGAAATATTTGGGACCCTCACCACCTTGAGGGGTTTGCCAATTGATGTCTTGCGTCGGCACCTTGATGTCACAGGTCTTGCAGTGAATGCAGCTAAAGGCAAGGTTAGttaaaagagagaaaaagagagtTGCGAATCACTTACTTCTGAGCATTGATTTGGAACCGAACACCGTGCTCCTTGGTCGAATCCTCCACATATTCGTACACTCCGGCGGGGCAGAACCGGTTCTCCACCCCCTTGTATTTAGGCCAAGCAATGTCCTTGTGTTTGTCCCAGTCCGCCACCTGCAAGTGTACcggctggtcttcctcgTGATTGGTACCGGTCCGACTCACGCTGGTCAGAATATCGAAGCTAATTACGCCATCCGGCTTGGGGTACTCAATCTTCTCGCACTCAGAAGCTTGCTTGGTGGCTGCAGCATCTGTGCTGTGATGCTTGAGTGTCCATGGGGTCCTGCCCTTGAAAAGATAGGCTTCCAACCCGGAATACATGATGCCGCCGTAGATGCCGAGCGGAGTACTGAAGGAGGGTCTCATGTTGCGCACCTCGTACAGCTCCTTCCAGATCGACGACTTTCGAAGAGCATCCTCATAGTCAAATAGGAAAACGGTTGCATCGTCCTGCTTACCATTCAATGCTGAGAAAGCAGATTCAGCAGCCAGCATACCCGACTTCATAGCCGAGTGGGTACCCTTAATCTTAGGAACATTCAAAAATCCAGCAGTGTCACCAATGAGGGCGCCACCTGGGAATGCACACTTCGGGATCGACTGGAAACCACCCTCGTTCAGAGCTCTGGCACCATACGAGATGCACTTACCACCCTCCAGGACCTCCTTGAAAAGAGGGTGgtgcttgagcttctggaACTCCCCATACGGCGAGAGCCACGGGTTAGGATAATCAAGACCAACCACCATCCCAACACTGACCATGTTATCACCAAAATGATACAACCACGATCCACCATAGGTATCCTTGGGAAGCGGGTAACCCATAGAATGAATAATTTCACCCGACTTGAACTTTTCTGGTTGAATTTCCCAAACCTCCTTCAGTCCGATTCCATAGGTTTGCGGTTGGCTATCGCGTCTGAGATCATACTTTTTGATGACCTGCTTTGTCAAACTACCATGGCAACCCTCTGCCAGCAGGGTTATACGAGCGTGAAACTCCATACCACGCTCGAAGCTCTCCTTAGCTCTGCCATCACGGCCTAATCCGAGATCATTGGTTGCGACACCAAGCACTGATCCATCAGACTTGTAGACCAGCTCACTGGCAGCAAAGCCAGGGTAGATTTCCACACCCAGTTCCTCGGCTCGTTCACCCAACCATTTGGTCAACTCGTTCAAGCTGATGATATAATTGCCGTGATTGTTCATCTGCGGTGGCGCAGGAATGGGAATTGCCGAGTTCTTAGTCAAAAAGCGCATCTTGTCTCCTTTTGCCGGTGTAGCACCCTCGAATCTTGAGGGGTTCTCCTCCGACAGCCAATCCGGTAAAAGCTCATTTATAGCGGTCGGCTCTAGAACATTGCCCGAGAGAATATGCGCGCCTATCTCGCCGGCCTTTTCCAACACAATAACACGAAACTCTTCGTTGCCAGCTTCATTGGCCAGCTGCTTTAGGCGAATCGCTGCGGCAAGACCAGCAGGGCCTAATCGGTGGAGGAGTTCCGTTAGCTACCTAGATCTTCCAGTAGGATACTGAGCAAAGTGAAGAGTGGGCCTTACCGCCACCAACAATACAAACATCGACCTCGTCCGATTCCCTTTCCACTTGGCGGGGATCAAAGTGGCCATTCTCGTCAGTGAGCTTATTGGATAGCGACTGCGAGAAGCATCGAAATTGGCCGAGAGTCCGACTTGGTGTGAAGGGTACTGCTTGACGGGTTGTCCTCCGACCGGATGTCAAAGCAGAGCTTCTAGAGCTCCGGAGAGGGGCCGCggcagatgagaaagaagctcTTGAGAACCGGGAGGAAGCAGGTCGCAGTTCGCGCCTCAAGAGAGGCAAAACGGCTCCtttcgaagccatcgcaAGGGTAGGGGACGGGATGGGAATGATTAGCGCACGGTTTAGATGTCCTATAAGCGGAACAGATGCATGACAAGGGGTATACAGCGTCGTTAAAAAGGACCcgagggggaggggaattGAATAAAATGGTTAGAATCGGTACTGGAGCACTCCAGGTCAAATCGCCTCCGTCACCGGCAAAGATAAAAAGGTGACTAAGTCCTCTTTTAGCGGGAGGCTAATGGTCAGTCTGCGTTACCGCCTACCCGAGGTAAGGACGGCCAATAGGAATCGCGGCAATAGGAATCACATCCGCCTCGTTGTTCCGCCGTTGGCCCGCTATCCGTTGGAggacatactccgtagagcCTATATACGTACTTGTGTTCCTCCTTTTGGAAATCTGGAGCATGGAGGCGGGGTTCGATCTATGTCACTGCCGATGCAAACTTATCATTTCTCTCCAGATAAGACGCCACAGATTCTGTGCAGGTTCAGCACTTGGTGTGCCGAGAAGGAAACGACTTCTGCTACCCAACTACATAGTAGGTATACAATCACATGAACGAAGATCTCACGTGAAGTTCcatgggaggaagaagagaagttgGGATTTAAACAAGCATTTCATTCGTGCGTACTGCACGGAgactagtactagtagtagaaaaTGGCTTTGATATCAACACGGCATGTGATGAgacggagaaaagaaaagccatcATCCGAACCCTGTACCCTTTTTTGTTCAAGAAAAGCTTCGTTCCTGGAATGAACTCGAAGCGACGGCTCATCCAGGATACACACCTGCAGACTGCAGCGTTGAAAACCGTTGGAATGCTGATAAACGCCTAATAATGTACACAAAGGGCATCTCTTCACTGTTTTGTTCAACCGATGGGGTGTATGGTATTCAGCATACCGCCGAGGTATGTAAAATACCAAACCATGCGTTATCAAAGTAAATACTGTATCTAGGAGTGAACACCTGTACAAAATCGGATGTTTATTGTAATTTGACAGATCATGGGATGTGCATTTCTTTTTAAAAAGCAAGTTGGTGGATCACAAATTTGGCTAGAGATCTGGGGAAAAGCGGTCGGCGCCACCGTGTCCCGAGCGGCGCTTGTTGAGGGTCCAATTAGGACACCGTAGCCTCTACGGATGAGACGGCAGACTTTTTCTACCTGTCGACCTCAAGACTTTGCCGAGAGGGAGGATCAAGTTTcaagttttctttcttcgtttctttaTATGTTTATTTTGGGTTTGGAGGTTCGCTCAGTCGTGATGTATAATATTTCTTGCAACGCTACTTACCCAGAAtggcaagaaaaataaagggaaagaaaggagtcAAAAAGAAGTTGTGTCCATGGgtgagaaagagggagaggcGAAATTTTTGTTCAGTTGCCTACCGTTAAAGCGGCACGGCGAAAGGGAACGAGGGCGCGTCGTGAGGGAAACCCCGAGAACAGCGACGCGGAATgattggaagaaaaaaggaatggaTTGGCTGCTCGGTGGGGCCGAACATCGAGAGCAGGAGTACAGCGGACTGGAGGAAGGGACAGTGGCTGCAACCATGGCGCTGACCGGGAGAATACGTAAGGGGGCAACAGCCAAACAGAGCGTATACGACCTAGTGGGGCTCCCAAACAGATTGCGTTGAGTGGGTCTGTTGATCAACAAACCAGTGATGACGGAATCGAGCTGGGAAAAAGGGTTGGCCACCCAAGAGCCGCTAGTGGAGCGCTAAGTCACTGAGAGTCTGAGTGAATCCATGGATGAGCGCGACCGTCCATCGCTGCTTTTGCCGCCCGCCAGTCGCCGGGCCCAGCCCCCCCTGACGCCAGCACGCTCGGGCAACAGTGAGTCAGCCTATATAAAGGGCCCAACCTCCCACTTTCTGATGCTCTTGGAATTTTTGATCCTGGTCTTGGCACCGCCCCGGAACGCCATACAGTCGTCTTCTCTCCGCCCTCCCCTCTACCTCTATCTCTCCACACTTCCGCCTGATACAGGTCGCAGAGCTTTGCTTTCAGCATTTCTCTGCTTTGGTGGCTAAAAGAACTCCGGGAAGAAAACTTTTTTTAGGAAGTtacaaaagggaaaagaaaaatataaaatatttttctTGCTCCACAGTTTCAGATTTACTTACTGAAACGGGAAGCTTACAACCTTTTTACTCCTCAGGTGTCTATCTTCCATACGACACACTGCAAGAAACACACACTCTTTTTCGCAGATAGACATTGAAAttccagaaaaggaaaagaaagcaaaaaaaaaaaaagagttTTCGTTGTTTGCCTTGTTTGCCCCCAAAAAAAGCGCATATCCTTTCTTGTGTCCACTCCCTTCGCGTTGCTGTCGATACCTCTTTCCCCATCATAGTTGTGACAGTTGCGTTGCCCTGTTGAGTTAATATCCTAGAAAACACTTGACTGTGCTTTTCTAGTTCCCTTCCCTACTCTACATCACTTTTGATACTTGACTTCCTGGTCAGGTATCACTTCTCCCTTGCTGTCTATCAACATCTCTTGCTGGAGGTCTTACTTGACTTGATCCTGAGCTCAGTCACGTTTCGCTTCTACACGAAGCGTTTTACTGTGATCAAAAACAAGGCAACTTTGCTGTCGGGGAGACATTGAGTTGTCCATCTCCACAAAGGGTAtgttttcttgctttccCTCTTGCAAAAATTTTTTCTGCCTTCTTTGACCGCATCTTGCCTCACTTTGCGGTCATGTGGTGTTGTTGCTAGACCGACTTGTCGCATACATCTTGTGTATATCTTCACTCAATATATTGCTACCCTTGGATCATACTTCCTACCTgtctcctctctctctctggaGTCGCACGTTGACTGACTGTCCTTCGGGAACAGACTGCCAATCCAAGCTCTCGTATTCAATCAGTTTTTGGCTGGTCTACAGCTCGAGTATCATCTACTCACGTCGCAATGGATTCTCTCACGACCCATCCCTCCACCGCGCAGCAGGCCCGGGCCTTCACTTCTCCTGCCTCCCTGTCCTTTCCCGGTGGTGCCGGTGACTTGACGCCGCCTTCCGATAAAGACGGAAATATGGCGATGAACCTTCAGGGTGTAAACGGACATGTGAACGGTCAGCAGCAGGGAGGAAATGCCACCAACGGCAACGGGGTGACACCCGCTACTCCTGTTGCAACTCCGGGTGCCAACACTCCGGGGAGTGGCATTGTGCCTACGTTGCAGTGAGTATACTCTTGCTGTCTCTTCTGGTATACCAGAATGCTGAAcaaggatcttctttcttaaGAAACATTGTCGCTACTGTAAATCTTGACTGTCGCCTGGATTTGAAAACTATTGCGCTCCACGCAAGAAATGCGGAGTACAATCCAAAGGTATTGCATTCCACACCTCCCTGAGTTTTGATTATCAGGGCATAGTGTGGCTGAActgctcttctctccttaGCGTTTCGCGGCCGTGATCATGCGTATTCGTGAACCCAAAACCACCGCTTTGATCTTCGCCTCGGGCAAGATGGTTGTCACTGGTGCCAAGTCCGAGGATGACTCGAAGCTGGCATCCAGGAAGTATGCGCGTATCATCCAAAAGCTCGGATTCAATGCCAAGTTCACGGATTTCAAGATCCAGAACATTGTGGGCTCCTGTGACATCAAGTTCCCCATTCGCCTGGAAGGTTTGGCTAGTCGCCATCACAACTTCAGTTCTTATGAACCTGAGTTGTTCCCTGGTCTCATCTACCGTATGATGAAGCCCAAGATCGTGCTTTTGATCTTCGTCAGTGGCAAGATTGTATTGACCGGCGCCAAGGTCCGTGAAGAGATCTACCAGGCGTTCGAACTGATCTACCCTGTGCTTTCTGGTACAGTACCATATTCCCACTGCGTTGGTAACATTCTTGCTAACTATTCGAAAAGATTTCCGCAAAGTCTAAGAAGACTAATGTCGGTGCTCGCTTGCATAGGGGTCACCCTTTAAGCCCTTCGGCTTTTCGCACCCATGTATTAACATTTGCTCTTTTTCGTgttgtctcttttcttgctccGCGAGATTGTATCATGAACCAGGCAGGACGTTTCACGTTGGCTTGGTCGTTGCCTTTGAACTCGCATATCACGATTCCTATGCTAGCATTTCTACGG encodes:
- a CDS encoding electron-transferring-flavoprotein dehydrogenase (electron transfer flavoprotein ubiquinone oxidoreductase) — translated: MASKGAVLPLLRRELRPASSRFSRASFSSAAAPLRSSRSSALTSGRRTTRQAVPFTPSRTLGQFRCFSQSLSNKLTDENGHFDPRQVERESDEVDVCIVGGGPAGLAAAIRLKQLANEAGNEEFRVIVLEKAGEIGAHILSGNVLEPTAINELLPDWLSEENPSRFEGATPAKGDKMRFLTKNSAIPIPAPPQMNNHGNYIISLNELTKWLGERAEELGVEIYPGFAASELVYKSDGSVLGVATNDLGLGRDGRAKESFERGMEFHARITLLAEGCHGSLTKQVIKKYDLRRDSQPQTYGIGLKEVWEIQPEKFKSGEIIHSMGYPLPKDTYGGSWLYHFGDNMVSVGMVVGLDYPNPWLSPYGEFQKLKHHPLFKEVLEGGKCISYGARALNEGGFQSIPKCAFPGGALIGDTAGFLNVPKIKGTHSAMKSGMLAAESAFSALNGKQDDATVFLFDYEDALRKSSIWKELYEVRNMRPSFSTPLGIYGGIMYSGLEAYLFKGRTPWTLKHHSTDAAATKQASECEKIEYPKPDGVISFDILTSVSRTGTNHEEDQPVHLQVADWDKHKDIAWPKYKGVENRFCPAGVYEYVEDSTKEHGVRFQINAQNCIHCKTCDIKVPTQDINWQTPQGGEGPKYFMT
- a CDS encoding TBP family protein (TATA-box binding protein (TBP), component of TFIID and TFIIIB), with translation MDSLTTHPSTAQQARAFTSPASLSFPGGAGDLTPPSDKDGNMAMNLQGVNGHVNGQQQGGNATNGNGVTPATPVATPGANTPGSGIVPTLQNIVATVNLDCRLDLKTIALHARNAEYNPKRFAAVIMRIREPKTTALIFASGKMVVTGAKSEDDSKLASRKYARIIQKLGFNAKFTDFKIQNIVGSCDIKFPIRLEGLASRHHNFSSYEPELFPGLIYRMMKPKIVLLIFVSGKIVLTGAKVREEIYQAFELIYPVLSDFRKV